The Crassaminicella indica genomic interval TTTATCTCAGCTGATTTCTACACAGCTTGAAATTAGCAAGCTTGAAAAACTAAAGGAGATGGCAAACAAATCCGAGATTAAAGCGCTTCAAGCACAAATCAATCCGCATTTTTTATTTAATGCTTTACATACAATTGTATCATTTATGAGAATGGATATAGATAAAGCACGAGAATTGATCATTGATTTATCTACATATTTAAGATATAACATTGAAAAAGGAGATGAATTGGTAAGCTTAAAAAAAGAATTGGAACAGGTAAGAGCGTATGTTAAAATAGAACAGGCAAGATATGGAAAAAAGTTGCATATAATTTATGATATAGATGATAATATTGATATAAAAATTCCAAGTCTTACTATACAGCCACTTGTTGAAAATGCTATAAAACATGGCATATTAAAAGCACATCAGGATGGTGGTTTTATAAAGATTTGTGTAAAAGAGAAAAAAGACAGAGTTCAGATTATCATAGAAGATAATGGTGTTGGTATAGAAGAAGAAGTGATTTGCGGGATAAAAAAAGGAAAGACAAAAGAAGGCAGTATTGGGCTTTTGAATGTACACAATAGATTAGAGTTGATTTATGGGAAGGGGCTTAAAATCGAGCGGCTTCAAAAAGGAACAAGAATATCCTTTGAGATTTACAGAAAGGAGGGCTAAAGCTTGAAATGTATTATTGTAGAGGATGAATATCCATCTAGGGAAGAGTTAAAGTATTTTATTAAAGAATATAGTGCTATTGAAATTGTAGAGGAATTTGAAGATGCTTTGAGTGCATTAAAGTTCTTAGAGAAAAATAATGTAGATGTGATATTTTTAGATATCAATATGCCAAACTTAGATGGAATGACCTTTAGTAAATTAGTTGCTAAATTTAAAGAAAGACCAAAAATTGTCTTTATTACAGCCTATAAAGAATATGCAGTAGAAGCCTTTGAAGTGCATGCCTTTGATTATATTTTAAAGCCATATTCAAAAGAAAGAATGATTCATTTATTAAAAAAGCTAGAAGATCAAGAAGAGAATAGAGGGTATAAAAGGGATAAGATTATTTTATGCAAAAACGAAAAAATGATTGTTGTGGATTGGATGGATATATATTATTGTGAAGCCCATGAAAGGGAAACTATTGTTTATACAAAAGATGAAAAATATATTGCAAAGATGAATATTTCACAGTTTTTAGAAAAAATACCAAAGGACAAATTCTATAGAAGCCACCGATCATATATTTTAAATCTAGATAAGATTCAAGAGATTATTCCCTGGTTTAACAATACATATAATGTAAAGCTCGAGGATTTGGATGCAATTATTCCTGTAAGCAGAAATAAAATAAAGGAATTCCGAAAAATTATGGGAATATCTTAAAATTTATGCACGAATGAAATTTCGTGTTTATTTTTTTGCATTTCATGTTGTAGTGAATTCTTTTCATTACGAAGCGATTCTTTTTGATGAAGATTTAAAATATAATATACAGGTAAACAACTTCAAAACGAAATATAAAAGATAGTTCATTCCAGATAACTTTTGAAAAAACAAAACTTCATTCCATGAAAAAATACTAAACCTTCAAAACTCACTTTGTTCAAACAATGAAGGTTCTTAACGTATTTTTCATGAAATTTCAGTAAGTTTTTTTACAAAAGTTATCGAAGTCATTCACTTATCTTTATATATTTCTTTTTTTCATGTTGAAGTTGGATCCTTATATAAAAATAAGTAAATATTATTAAAAGGAGGAGAAGTACATGGTCACCTTTATTTTATCTATTGGAATTTTAATTTTAGGTTATTTTCTTTATGGTAAGTTTGTGGAAAACGTTTTCGGGGTTGATGATGCAAATGTTACGCCAGCTGTATCTATGGAGGATGGTGTAGATTATATTCCAATGAGTTGGCCGAGAATATTCTTGATTCAATTCTTAAATATTGCAGGATTAGGTCCTATATATGGAGCTATAGCAGGTGCATTATGGGGACCAGCTGCATTTTTATGGATTGTATTCGGATGTATTTTTGCAGGAGCTGTACATGATTATTTCTCAGGAATGTTATCTATTCGTCATAAAGGAACTAGTGTATCAGAGATTGTAGGGATTTATCTAGGAGATACTGTAAAAACAATCATGAGAGTTTTTAGTGTAGTATTATTAGTATTAGTAGGTGTTGTTTTCGTAATGGGTCCAGCTGGACTTTTAGCAAATATAACAGGACTTAGCAAAACATTATTAATCGGTATGATTATTATTTATTATCTACTTGCTACTGTACTTCCAGTAGATAAGTTGATCGGAAAGATTTATCCAATATTTGGAGCATCTCTTTTAATAATGGCAGCAGGGATTGGTGTAGGGATTATTGCTAAAGGATATACAATTCCAGAACTTACATTAACGAACCTACATCCGAAAGGAACACCATTTTTCCCATTTTTATTCATAACGATTGCCTGTGGTGCAATATCAGGTTTTCATGCAACACAATCACCACTTATGGCTAGATGTGTAAGAAAAGAAAGTGAAGGAAGAAGAATATTCTATGGGTCAATGATTGCAGAAGGTATTATTGCGTTGATTTGGGCAGCAGCAGCTATGACATTCTTTGGTGGTACAGAAGGATTAGCTGCAACACTTGCAAATGGTGGACCAGGGGTTGTAGTAAAAGAAATATCAACAACACTTCTAGGTACTATAGGTGGAATCCTTGCAATGCTTGGAGTAGTTGCTTGTCCAATAACATCAGGAGATACTGCTTTTAGAAGTGCAAGACTTGTTATTGCAGATGCTATTAATTTAAAACAAGAAAAGACAATGAATAGATTTTATATTGCTATTCCGTTATTTGCAGTAGGGGTAGCCCTTACACAAATTGATTTTGGAATTATTTGGAGATATTTCTCATGGTCAAATCAAACACTTGCAATGATTGTACTTTGGGCTTCAGCAACATATCTAGCTAAAAAAGGAAAAAATCATTGGATTTGTAGTATACCAGCAACATTTATGACAGGTGTAACAACTTCTTATATATTACAAGCTCCAGAAGGATTTAAATTAGCTACTACGCTTTCAAATATTGTAGGAATTGCTTTAGCGTTAGTATTCTTTGGAATATTTATGAGCAAAGCCAAAAAAGAAAATAAAGATGTAAAGCAAAAATATGCTGCATTATAATATCAAAAGCAGATGACGTAGATCATCTGCTTTTGGTAATTTTTACTATAGGTACACAACATCAACATAAAAAAAAGAAATATATAAAGATAAGTGAATGACTTCGATAACTTTTGTAAAAAAACTTACTGAAATTTCATGAAAAATACGTTAAGAACCTTC includes:
- a CDS encoding carbon starvation protein A, whose protein sequence is MVTFILSIGILILGYFLYGKFVENVFGVDDANVTPAVSMEDGVDYIPMSWPRIFLIQFLNIAGLGPIYGAIAGALWGPAAFLWIVFGCIFAGAVHDYFSGMLSIRHKGTSVSEIVGIYLGDTVKTIMRVFSVVLLVLVGVVFVMGPAGLLANITGLSKTLLIGMIIIYYLLATVLPVDKLIGKIYPIFGASLLIMAAGIGVGIIAKGYTIPELTLTNLHPKGTPFFPFLFITIACGAISGFHATQSPLMARCVRKESEGRRIFYGSMIAEGIIALIWAAAAMTFFGGTEGLAATLANGGPGVVVKEISTTLLGTIGGILAMLGVVACPITSGDTAFRSARLVIADAINLKQEKTMNRFYIAIPLFAVGVALTQIDFGIIWRYFSWSNQTLAMIVLWASATYLAKKGKNHWICSIPATFMTGVTTSYILQAPEGFKLATTLSNIVGIALALVFFGIFMSKAKKENKDVKQKYAAL
- a CDS encoding LytR/AlgR family response regulator transcription factor, whose amino-acid sequence is MKCIIVEDEYPSREELKYFIKEYSAIEIVEEFEDALSALKFLEKNNVDVIFLDINMPNLDGMTFSKLVAKFKERPKIVFITAYKEYAVEAFEVHAFDYILKPYSKERMIHLLKKLEDQEENRGYKRDKIILCKNEKMIVVDWMDIYYCEAHERETIVYTKDEKYIAKMNISQFLEKIPKDKFYRSHRSYILNLDKIQEIIPWFNNTYNVKLEDLDAIIPVSRNKIKEFRKIMGIS